The Pelomicrobium methylotrophicum genome contains a region encoding:
- a CDS encoding CopG family transcriptional regulator, with protein MHFNIYLDDETGQQLNAVAQQIGQSRNALIREAVKEWLARHVRPQWPEAVMEFQGAPEMPPFEAGRELLKPPADDPLA; from the coding sequence ATGCACTTCAATATCTATCTCGATGACGAGACCGGCCAGCAGCTCAACGCCGTCGCCCAGCAGATCGGTCAAAGCCGCAACGCCCTGATCCGTGAGGCGGTCAAGGAATGGTTGGCCCGTCACGTCCGCCCGCAATGGCCAGAGGCCGTGATGGAGTTTCAGGGGGCGCCGGAGATGCCGCCATTTGAGGCTGGGCGCGAACTCCTGAAGCCGCCCGCGGATGATCCCTTGGCATGA
- a CDS encoding type II toxin-antitoxin system VapC family toxin — MRYLLDTCTVSDFVRGERGVMARIKATSPALICVSSVTRMEIDYGLALNSGRARKLAPVLEAFFSVIAILPFGQPEASATAAIRAALKIRGQPIGAYDALIAGTALARGLILVTSNVGEFGRIGGLKIENWRG, encoded by the coding sequence ATGAGGTATCTGCTCGACACTTGTACGGTCTCGGATTTCGTGCGGGGCGAACGTGGGGTCATGGCGCGCATCAAGGCGACCTCTCCCGCCTTGATCTGCGTCTCTTCGGTCACGCGCATGGAGATCGACTATGGTCTTGCGCTCAATAGTGGGCGCGCAAGGAAGCTCGCTCCGGTGCTCGAGGCTTTTTTCTCGGTCATCGCCATCCTGCCATTCGGCCAGCCGGAGGCCTCGGCGACGGCCGCCATCCGCGCCGCCCTCAAGATTCGAGGTCAACCCATTGGGGCCTACGATGCGCTCATTGCCGGCACCGCGCTCGCGCGCGGCCTGATTCTCGTGACATCGAATGTGGGCGAGTTCGGTCGCATTGGCGGATTGAAGATCGAGAATTGGCGCGGTTGA